Within Pyxidicoccus trucidator, the genomic segment CAGCGCGTACTCCCCCCGAGGCACCGCCGCCTGCAGCACGCCCGCGTGCACCACCACCTGCGGCCGTTCGCCCCGCGTCACGTCCCGCCCGAGCACCACCCGCTCCACCTGTCCGCCCGCACCCACGAGGAGCAGCTCCAGCGGGTGCCCGTCGTAGAAGTGCCACACCTCATCCGAGGTCACCCGGTGCCACGCCGCGAACGAGCCTCGCGGCAGCAGGTAGTAGATGGCCGTGCCCGCCGAGCGCACGCCTCGCGGCGTCTTCACCGCCAGCGCCGCGCGGTACGTCTCCTTGTAGAAGCCACCCTCGGGATGGGGCACCAGCCCCAGCCTGCGCACGAGCTCATCGACCATGGCCGCGCAGTGTATGCGCCTCACCTTGGCAGCGGCGTGATGACGTAGTCCCGCCCGCCGTCCGCATGACAGCCATGGCACGTCGAGTGGGCCCGGCCGTAGTAGTTGTCGTCGTAGTCCGGCCCGAAACCCTCGTAGAAGATCCACGTGTCCTTGCCGGCACCGTCCGCCACCTTCACGTCGAGCGCATACCCCCTCAGCGTCTTCCCGTCGGACTCGTACAGCTCCTTCACCGTGATGCTGCCCTTGGGGTGCTGGGTGTTGCCCGCGCGCAGGGACTCCGTGAGCACGTCGTTGAAGAACACGCGGACCCTGGGGCCGTGCGAGCGCACCGACTCCCTCGGCGCGGGCTCGGCGAGCCATTCCTTGTAGCGGCCGTCTCGCACGAACGCGGTGATGCCCGCCTCCGACGTGTCGAGGTCCCCCACCATCCCCACCTGCTCGTCGACGGAGGACGACGGGCCACACGCGACGAAAAGCACGGCGGCGAGAGCAGCGGACAGTCGCATGGAGGGGTCCTCGGGGAAGAGCGCGGGCACGCGGCACGCGAGGCGGCTGTGCCTGTTACGCCGCACCGAAGAACCCGGTTACCTCCACCGCCCCTCGAGCCCACCTCCTGCCGAAGCGCGAGCCCCCCATCCCCGCCCCTGGCACCTCAATCACCGGAAATCGCTGGGCAATTTCCCATTGTTTCCGGCCTTCGAGCACCTCCCGGTGGGGTGGACGGCGGCCTACCTGGATGGTCGCCGCATGTCGTCCCTCCCTGTTAGGGTAGCAACCCAGGAGGTAGTCAGGGCTTGCTCCAACCATTTCCTCGGGTCATGCTGGTTCTTACCACCTTGGCAGGTATGACGGCGGTCGCGGGAGAACCCGGCGTGGAGCGGCAGCTGCGGCAGCGGCACATCACCCTCTCGGCGGAGACGTCTGCGACGGCGCACGTGGTGCACGTCGGCGCGGGCACCGCCACCGTGCTGCTCTTCGACTCGCCCGTGCTCCCCGCCAGCCTGGAGCTGGGTGCCTCCCACGAGCGCTTCGAGCGCATCGACCTCACCGAGCGCGCCCTCATCCTCCTTCCTCGCATGGAGCTCACGCCCCACGAGCGCATTCCCCTCACGCTGCGCTTCGCGGACGGCCACATCCCCAGCCGCGTGACGTTCGCCCTCATGGCCGAGCCCTCGGAGGTGGACCTCCAGGTCCGCGTCTTCCGCACCGCGCTCGCGCCCGAGGCCCTCGTGGAACACCTGGCCACCGTGCAGGCCCGCTGTGAGGACTCGGGGCGCTTCTCCAACCTGCTCTTCTCCCGGGACGTGGGGAGCGGCATCACCGTGGAGCGGCTGAACCACCGCCCCAGGGGTAACGAGGGCCCGTCGCCACTCCACGTGGTCGACATGCGGGTGTTCGCTGCGTCCGGCTTCGTGGCCCTCGAAGTCACCTTCCTGCTCGCCGGGGGTCAGCCCTCCTGGCGCCCCGGCCGAGTGGAGGCGCAGGGCGAGAAATCAGGGAAGCCGGTTCCGGTTCGCGCGGTGGACCTGGATGTCCAGGCACTCCGGCCCGGAGTCACGGGGAGACTCGTTCTGGAGTTCCGGGCACGACCTTCCTCACCGGACGAGCTGGTGCGAATCGACGTCCATGAACAGCCGGGGGGCTCACGCCTCCTGAAGCTGCCGGGAGTTCGCCTCCCGCAGCGACTCCCCGAGGTGACGCCTTGATGGCGGGGCACCCACTCACGCTCCGCCCGGGCATGATGGTGGGCCCTTGGTGCATCCAGGAACAGCTGGGCTCGGGGTCCTTCGGCATCGTGTTCCAGGTGGAGCACGCGGGGCAGCGCCACGCCCTCAAGTTCGCCCTGCGGGGCCCGGGCAGTGACGACCTCAACCACACCGACGCGCGCGCCGCGAAGGAGCTGGCCTGCCTGCTCCAGGCCGTCCACCCGAACGTGGCGCGGGTGTGGGCCCATGGCCGGTGGCCGGATGCGCGGACCGGCTTCCACTTCGTGGTCATGGACTTCGTGGAGGGCTCCACCCTGGACGGTTGGGCGAAGCGGGAGCGCCCTTCGGCACGCCGGGTGGCGCGCCTCTTCGCCCGGCTGGCACGCGCCCTGGGTGAGCTGCACGCGCGAGACGTCTTCCACCGCGACCTCAAGCCTTCCAACATCATCGTGCGCGCCAACGACGAGGAGCCCATCCTGGTGGACTTCGGCAGCGCGGACCACGCCGAGGCGCTCCCGCTCACCGAGGGAGTGCTCCCTCCGGGCACGCTGCACTACCGCAGCCCGGAGGCGCTGCGCTTCCACCGCGAGCACTACGCCCGGCAGGATGCGCGCTACCCCTTCCGCGCGACGGATGACCTCTACGCCCTGGGCGTGACGCTCTACGAGGTGCTGGCGGGTGCTCCCGCGTTCTCCCCCACCCTGCCCCGGGACGTACTCATCGACCACATCGAAGAGCGGCTGCCGCCCCGCCCCTCCGAGGTCAACCCCCGGGTTCCGGAAGCGCTGGAGGCCATCGCCCTGCGCCTCATGCGCAAGCGGGCCCGGGAGCGCTACTCCCATGGCGAGGCCCTGCACGCCGCTCTCGAAGAGGCGCTGCGGACCGCCGGGCCTGAATGGGAGGAGCCCCTGCTCTCCGGGAAGGGATTGCCACCCAAGACGCCGGTGCCGCGAGCCAGGGCTGACGCCGCGCCAGTTCCGCCCCCGGGTGAGCGCTCCCCCGCGACGGCCCCGGTCCTCCCTCCCCGTCCGACCACTCCGCCCGCCGCGTCCGGGACCTCCGACCTCCCTCACCGTCCCGTCACTCCGACCTCCGCGCCCGAGGACTCCGCCCTCCCTCGACGACATCCGGCCGCTCCGTCCTCCGAGCCCGGAGCTCCCGTCCTCCACCCGCGTCCTGCTTCCTGGCAGTTGCTGGGTGCGGGGGTCCTCCTCCTCGGGCTGCTGGCCGTGCTCGGGTGGAAGAGCTCGGGAGCGCCCCACGCTTCAGGACAGCTCCAGGCCCAGGCGCCGGCCGCCTCCCTCTCCGTGGTGCCTACCGCATTCCCGGACGAGGAAAGCGCGGTCGGTGAGAGGCTGGAGCCCACTCCCACCACGAGAGAAGAGACCGTGACGAACCCGTCGATGCCTGAAACCCCCAAGCCGCCCGCCAGCTCTCCGGGTGCGTGGAAGCGCACGCTGCCGGTCTGCCTCGCCGCGGCCGCCAGCCTCCACTGCGCGGGCCCGACCTATGCGACCCGGATGGGAGAACGGCCCCGCAAGGACCTGCCCTGTTCTCCCAACGCCTTGAGCGAGATGGAGGTGGTGCTGGGGAAGTTCCGGGGGCCGCACAGCCTTCCCCTGGTGGGCACCGCCCAGATTGACTACCACCAGGACTTCGCGGACGGCGACGTGCTCGTGGACGGCCTGAGGACCGGCGTCATCACCAGCATCGTCCGGAACCCCGGCGCGCTCCCCTCCGGCAGCATCCTGTATGGCTGGGTGTGGGTGGATGGGGAGGACGCGGAAATCCAATGGTTCGAGGCCGACGTCCCACGCTTCTCGAACTACGACGGCGGTCGCATCACCCTCTGCGCCCGCTCGGGCGAAGGAAAGCGCCGGAAGGTGCGTCACGCACCGGGGTCCACTTCGAAGAAGCCCATCTGGGTGCGGACCGACGAATACACGCTGGTCGACCGGTGGTGACGACGCGCGCCCCCACGCGAGCCGCCCTCGCGGCCCGCTCCGTCCGCCTCGTGGCCCGGGCCCCGGCACCCTCGCGGGCGCGGCGGAGCCCGCGTCCTCACTTCTTCTTCTGGTGCATGGCCGCGGCGACCAGGTTCATCAGCTTCAACTGCACCGGGGACAGCTTGCGCAGGTTGCGCATCAGCCGGCGCATCTCCGGCGTGTCGTCCTCGCGGGCCTTGGCGTTGCCCGTGCCCGCCGCCTTGTCCTTCGCCGAGGGCGGCGCGGCCAGGTTCTCCCCCAGGCCGAGCAGCTCGTGCGGCGGCACGTTCAGCACCACGCACAGCCGCCGCAGGTTCTGCACGCTGGGCAGCATGTGCCCCCGCTCCAGCCGCCCGTACACCTCCGACGCCATGCCAATCCGCTCCGCGACATCGGCCTGCGTCAGTCCCATGCGCACCCGGGCAGCCCTCGACGCGGCCCCCAGCATGCTCGCCAATTCTGTGTCCATGCGTGTGTCAGTCCACGAAAGGAGGGGCCCCAGTCCCAGCGCCTCGGAGGCCCATAGATAACCCTCAAGGTCGGGTACTTTCACCATACCTTCAGCGTTTTTTCAAACAAGGCTCGGCCTCGGGTGGCGGCCCGTTGCGGGCCCTCCATGCGTGGCGCGGAGTCATGCGCTTCCGGCGTCCGCGCGGGCTGCCCGTCGGCTTTCCCACGGACGACGGCAGCGGCGCTTCCACCCTGGGCGCGGCATGTCCACGCTCGCGGCGATTCCCACTCCTCCACGCACGGAGCCGCACCATGGATTCCATCGGACGCCGCAGGTGGGCCATCGCCGAGGGCTACATCCCCAGTCAGAGCACCGGGCCCGCGCCCACCATGACGAGCCACGAGACGGCCTGTCTCCTCAACACCGGAGACCGCGACGCCCAGGTGGAGCTCACCGTCTTCTTCAAGGACCGCGAGCCCGCGGGGCCCTACCGCGTCACCGTGCCCGCGCGCCGCACGCTGCACCTGCGCTTCAACGACTTGAAGGACCCGGAGCCCATCCCCCGCGACACCGACTACGCCAGCGTCCTCATGTCCGACGTGCCCATCGTCGTGCAGCACACGCGGCTGGACTCGCGGCAGGCGGAGAACGCGCTGATGACCACCATCGCCTTCTCCGAGTGAGCCCGGCTCGCGGGCGCGCGCACGTCGCTACGAATCCACGCCTCGTGCCGCCGGCCCTTCCACCGCATCCATCAGCGCACGCTTGCGCTCGGCGGCGGTGAAGAGCATCGCCAGCGGCAGGCCCAGGAAGAAGGAGTGCAGGACAATCTGCGGGAACTGCGGCACCTCGAGGAACCCTGGGGCGTAGCCGCGCGCGACGAACTGGAAGCTCACCAGCCAGATGAAGATGCCGAAGAGCAACCCCACCGCGGACTGGAACTCCCAGCGGCCCCGCCCGTCCGGCGGCAGCATGGCGTCCAGGAAGGAGTAGAGCAGCCCCCAGACGGCGGACAGCGCCAGGTGGATGCCACCTCCGAGGAGCAGCGCCGTGCCGGCGGACACCGCCGGGGTGAGGGCGGGCGGCCCCAGCGCCAGGCCCGCGGCCATGCGCACCGGGCGCAGGGGACTGTCTCCCGTGGCCACGGCCACCACCACTTCCGCCAGGGCCAGCACCAGGCCCGCGGCCACGCCGAACAGCAGTCCGTTCGTGGCCGACCAGGGGGTGTACCTCCGCCGAGCCATCGCGCCTCCTTAGCGGGGCCGCCGCATGCCCGGCCCTGGGCCTCAACGTGGGCACGCGTCGCGCGGGCGGGCAGCCGGAGCGCGGCGGAGGCTCGGGACGCCGCCTCCCCTGCGGGCGCACGGGCAGTCCGCTGCCAGACGCGAGGCGACACTGGCGGCCACTGACGGCCAGGGCGCTCGCTCGGCTATCCGGAAGCCAGGCGAGCCCCCACCCGCTGCATCAGCCCGGGGCCCGCCGAGGAGACGCCATGTCGCGCTCGTGGGGTTGGATGACCGTCCTTGCCTGCATCGTCCTCGTGCCCGGTTGCGGAGACGATGACGACGACGATGATGTGCCCGACGATGAGGTGAGCTGCCCGACGGGCGGCACGCAGCTCACGGAGCAGAACTTCGGCCGCGCCTTCCTGGACACGTACTGCACGCGCTGCCACGCCTCCACGCTCACCGGGGCCGCGCGCAACGGCGCGCCCGTGGGGTTCGACTGGGACCGCATCGAATCCGTGCGCGAGCATGCGGCGGAGATGAACGACGAGGCCGGGGCCGACGCGGACGGCAGCGTGAATCGCGAGATGCCCCTCAATGACCCGCGCCCCTCGGACGCCGAGCGCCGCCAGCTCTCGGAGTGGCTCGTCTGTGGCGCGCCCTGAGCCGTGACGCGTCCGGAGGCTGGGGTGGACCGCCCTGGCCCCCCGGGCAGCTCCCAACCCGTCGTTTCTTCCGCCTCCCCCACCGGCGGCCTGTAACTCCTTCACCCTGGGTGCCCTTCTACTCGGGCCCCCCTCTCGGACTCAGGGTGACGACAGGCAGGCACGCCATTGGCATAGGGGAGAGCCCGGAAAGGAACGACGAAGCCGGGTATGCCGCAGCTCCGCCAACACAGCCAGGGTCCGTACCGCGTGCACTATGCGCCCCAGGCCTGGCGCGAAGTCGGGCGCATGTCGGCGGAGACCTTCCTCGCGCTCCAGGACGTGCTGGAGCAGCTCGGAGGCACTCCCGAGCACGCGCCAGAGGCCGCCAGTGGCCTCGCCCGCCACGCGCTCCCCCAGTACGGGCTGGAGCTGGAGTACACGTGGGACGAGCGCTCGCGCACCCTCACGCTGCTGGCGGTGGTGCGGGTGCCGCGCAAGCCGTGAGCGGCCTCGCGCCTCCGCCCGTCCTCAGGCCGTCACGCCGCAGAGCGTCTGCACCGCGTCCAGCAGCTCCTCGACGATGAAGGGCTTGCGCAGGAGGCCGCGCGCGCCCGGCGGAGCCTCCGTGGAGACGGCGGTGAGCACGAGCACGGGCACGGCCTGCATCCTCGGCACCTCGCGGAGGCGCGCGAGGAACTCGTGGCCGTTCATCACCGGCATCATCAAGTCCAGCAGGATGAGGCACGGCCGGGGCATGTGCTGGAGCTCGTCGAGCGCCTCGCTGCCATTGGCGGCGATGGTGACCTCGTAGCCTTCCCCTTCCAGGATTTCCGCGATGGCTGCTCGGATGTCCTCGTCATCCTCCACGACGAGCACGGACCTGCGCGGAACAGCGGTGGCCATGCGCGGAAGCATAGAAGCCCCGCGCCGCGCACCGCGACCAAAGCCGCCCACGAGCCAGCATTAGTGGACAGAAGTTGTGAAGTCGGCTGCCCCCATGGACAATTCTGTTTGAGCTGCAACCTCCTGCCAGCCATTGTGCGGTGGCAGGGAAACCCCAGGGGGCCCGGTCATCCAGAAGGCCACGCGCAGCGCGGAGCAACGTGCAGTCCCACACGGGAGCCTCGGGCGGAGGTGGGCCCGGGGTTACCTCGTCGTGGGGCGCCTCCCTACCTTGGAGCGGTCATGTCCCGTATGGCAGAGGGCAGGAAGGTCCAGGGCAGGGGTGGCGGCGAGGCGCGCCCGTGGAAGGCGCGGGCCTGGACGGAGCTGGAGTGCGCGCGCTCGCGGGTGCTGGGCATGCTCGCGGGCCTTCCGGAAGCGGAGCTGCGGCGCCAGCACTCGCCGCTCATGTCGCCGCTCGTCTGGGACGTGGCCCACGTCGCCAACTACGAGGAGCAGTGGCTGCTGCGCGCGCTCGGCGCCCCGGCGCTCACGGACCCGGCCTTCGACGCAATCTATGACGCCTTCCGGCACCCGCGCGCCACGCGCTCGGAGCTGCCCATGCTGAGCCCCGAGTCCGCCTTCGCCTACGCCGCCCGCGTGCGCGAGGCGGTGCGCGAGCACCTGGACTCGCTGCCCGAGGCCGGCCCAAAGCCCCTGCTGGCGGGCGGCTACGTCTTCGGCATGGTGGCGCAGCACGAGCAACAGCACGCGGAGACGCTCGCCGCCACGCTGCAGCTGATGACGGCGGCGGAGTACCGCGTGCCGTCTCCTCGCGCGCGCCCGCGGCCCGGCGCGGTGCCGCTGGCGGAGGTGCTCATCCCCGGTGGCCCGGTGCGCCTGGGCAGCGACGACGCGTGGGCCTATGACAACGAGCGCCCCGCCTTCGTCACGCAAGTCGCCCCGTTCCTGCTGGACGCGCACCCGGTGACGAATGGCGACTACCTCGTCTTCGTCGAGTCCGGCGGCTACGAGGACGCGCGCTGGTGGCACCCGAAGGGCTGGGGCTTCGTCCAGGCCGAAGGGTGGAAGCACCCGCTGTTCTGGCTGCCCCAGGGCAATCACGTCTGGCTGCGCCGGCGCTTCGGCCAGGTGGAGCCGCTGCCCAAGGACGAGCCGGTGCAGCACGTGAGCTGGTACGAGGCGGACGCGTACGCGCGCTGGGCGGGCAAGCGCCTGCCCACGGAGGCCGAGTGGGAGAAGGCCGCGCGCGGCAGCGACGGCCCCCCGCGCGAGCACCCGTGGGGAGACGCGGCGCCGACGGAGGCGCACGCCAACCTGGGCGGCGACACGTGGGGCCCGGCGCCGGTGGGCAGCTACCCGGCGGGCGTGAGCCACGACGGAATCTGGGGACTGCTGGGCGACGTCTGGGAGTGGACGGCGAGTGACTTCCGCCCGTACGCGGGCTTCACCGCCTTCCCCTACCGCGAGTACTCCGAGGTGTTCTTCGGAGAGGACTACAAGGTGCTTCGGGGAGGAGCGTGGGCCAGCGCGCCAGTCGCGGTGCGCAATGGCTTCCGCAACTGGGACTTCCCCAATCGCCGGCAGATTTTCGCCGGCTTCCGCTGTGCACGTGACGTGAGGTGAGGCAATGCGGGTGAGGACGGCGCAGACGGTGGGGACTCCGGGCAGCGGGACGCGGGAGACTCCGGGAGTGCGGGTGGACGTGTACGTCCGGCCGGGTGACGCGAAGCGCGCGCTGCGGGCCGAGGTGCTCCAGGGGCTGTGCGGCATGCCCAAGGAGCTGTCCCCCAAGTGGCTCTATGACGAGCGGGGCAGCCAGCTGTTCGACGACATCACCCGGCTGCCCGAGTACTACCCCACGCGGCGAGAGCGCGAAATCCTGCTGGCCCACGCCAGCGACGTGGCGCGGCTGAGCGGCGCGGACACGCTGATTGAGCTGGGCAGCGGCACCAGCGAGAAGACGCGCCTGTTGCTGGACGCCATGGAGGAGGCGGGCACGCTGTCGCGCTTCGTGCCCTTCGACGTGAGTGAGGCCTTCCTCCGGCGCGCGGCGGCGTCACTGGCACGCGAGTACCCGGGCATCAGCGTGCATGCGGTGGTGGGCGACTTCGAGCGGCACCTCGGCAACCTGCCCGGTGGAGGGCGGCGGCTGGTGGCCTTCCTCGGCGGCACCATCGGCAACTTCAAGCCGGCGCAGCGCGCGCTCTTCCTGCGCGAGGTGTCCGCGGGGCTCCAGCCGGGAGACGGGCTGCTGCTGGGCACGGACCTCATCAAGGACCGCGAGCGGCTGTACGCCGCCTACAACGACAGCGCGGGCGTGACGGCGGAGTTCAACCGCAACGTGCTCAAGGTGCTCAACCGCGAGCTGGGCGCGGACTTCGAGCCCGACGCCTTCGAGCACTTCGCGCCCTTCGATGAGACCAACGCGTGGATTGAGATGCGCCTGGTGTCGAAGCGCGCGCAGACGGTGTGGCTGTCCACGCTGCGGCGCCGGGTGGACTTCGCCGAGGGCGAGGTGCTGCGCACCGAGGTGAGCTGCAAGTTCCAGCAGCGCCAGGTGGAGGCCGAGTTGGCCGAGGCCGGCCTCACCCTCACCGAGTGGTGGACGGACACCTCGGGTGACTTCGCGCTCTCCTTGGCTCTCAAACGTTGACACCCGGGAGGAAACCCGAACGTGGAGCGCAACTTCGGGGGCGAAATATGCGAGAATGGTTCGATGCCGGACGGGTGTGGCCGGCAATCGAGTCCAGGGCCGGGGACTCAACGGACCGCTGTCTCGAAGTGGGTTCGCGCGTCGGAGTGACACTCCTTCCTCCTGCCGGAGGGGGAGCATCGGGAGCCTGACGATTCGCCTCCTGGCACGGAGGCTCCCGGGGGTCTTCTCAACCCCGCTCGCGCCCCACGGAGGGACAGGCCGGTTCACACACCCCGCCGGGGGGATTCATCGGGCGGGTGGCCGGGCTTCAACCCGCCGCTCCGCCCGATGTTTCCGCGGGGTCTCCCCCACGCAGGTTCCACGTTCCACGGAAGGGCTCACGTGGAAGGACTGCGCACGGTCCGCGCGTCAGCGACGCGGCGGGTTGCGGCGCGCGGGCACGCGGACGGGCACTGGCTGCGGCGTCGGACGCGTCGTCCACGCGGCCCAGAGCCCGGCGACCACGGTGGCGATGACTCCGCCCGCGACAATCACCTGCTCCCCCAGAGGTCCAAGGTCCACGGTGGCGAGGTGGAGGGGGAGCATTCCGGAGAACGACATGCGGGGACTCCTGGCAAGGCGCTGCGTTGGAGGTCCTGATGGGTCCGGAGTGGCACCCAACGCGGGCCGGGGAAGTGCAGGTTAAGTAACCGTGACGGAATGTGGAAGTCCCTGAGCGAGGATGACGACGTGGCGTGCACGGAAGTGCACCCCGCGTCCTGTCCTCCAGGGCTTCCAAGCCGTCCTGACGTTCATAATGCGTTGGACGCGCGGCGCACGCCGGATGTTCACACGCTCGCTGAGCCTGCCTGCTCCTGCTCGAGCTTCATCCGCTCCACCTTCATGCACCGGTCCTGCACCACGCGGATGCCGGCACGGGCCAGCTTCTCGGCGGCCGCGTCGTTGCGGATGCCGAGTTGGAACCACACGGCGCGCGGCTTCTTCGCGAGCAGGTCCGCCACGTGCCCGTCGATGTCCTCGGCCCGGCGGAACACCTCCACCACGTCCACCGCGCCGGGCACGTCCGCCACCGCCGTGTAGACGGGCTGGCCGAGGATGGGGCCCTTCTCGCCATGCACCGACACCGGGACGATGTCGTAGCCATGCCCCTGCAGGTAGTGAGGCACCGCGTACGCCGGCTTGTGCGCGGAGCTCTCCGAGCGGATGCCCAGCACGGCCACCCGGCGGCTGTTCGCGAGCACCTCCCGCACACCGGCATCGTCCTCGACGAGGTTCTGCTTCCAGTCCATGGCTGCCTCCTGTGCGGAAGGTTGCCACGCACCGGCCCGGCGGCGAGTGAGCCCGCGCTGAAGGGACGCCCGCCCACCACGGACCGTTCCACGTGGCGCGGCCTGGAGCTCGCTGCCGTGGAACGAGCGATGAGCGGGAGGAAGGCCCGCTCCCGCCCGGCTACCGCGGAGCGGCCTGGACCTCGATGTTGCGGCACGCCTCGGTGGCCAGGAGGACGTCCTCCGGCGTGGCACCAGGCAGGCTGGCACAGAGGAACAGGTCCTCGTTCAG encodes:
- a CDS encoding cupin domain-containing protein; the encoded protein is MVDELVRRLGLVPHPEGGFYKETYRAALAVKTPRGVRSAGTAIYYLLPRGSFAAWHRVTSDEVWHFYDGHPLELLLVGAGGQVERVVLGRDVTRGERPQVVVHAGVLQAAVPRGEYALVGCTVAPGFDFADWEMPSAESLVALYPEQAELMRRLAKGAA
- a CDS encoding cytochrome P460 family protein: MRLSAALAAVLFVACGPSSSVDEQVGMVGDLDTSEAGITAFVRDGRYKEWLAEPAPRESVRSHGPRVRVFFNDVLTESLRAGNTQHPKGSITVKELYESDGKTLRGYALDVKVADGAGKDTWIFYEGFGPDYDDNYYGRAHSTCHGCHADGGRDYVITPLPR
- a CDS encoding DUF2381 family protein, with the protein product MLVLTTLAGMTAVAGEPGVERQLRQRHITLSAETSATAHVVHVGAGTATVLLFDSPVLPASLELGASHERFERIDLTERALILLPRMELTPHERIPLTLRFADGHIPSRVTFALMAEPSEVDLQVRVFRTALAPEALVEHLATVQARCEDSGRFSNLLFSRDVGSGITVERLNHRPRGNEGPSPLHVVDMRVFAASGFVALEVTFLLAGGQPSWRPGRVEAQGEKSGKPVPVRAVDLDVQALRPGVTGRLVLEFRARPSSPDELVRIDVHEQPGGSRLLKLPGVRLPQRLPEVTP
- a CDS encoding serine/threonine protein kinase, whose translation is MAGHPLTLRPGMMVGPWCIQEQLGSGSFGIVFQVEHAGQRHALKFALRGPGSDDLNHTDARAAKELACLLQAVHPNVARVWAHGRWPDARTGFHFVVMDFVEGSTLDGWAKRERPSARRVARLFARLARALGELHARDVFHRDLKPSNIIVRANDEEPILVDFGSADHAEALPLTEGVLPPGTLHYRSPEALRFHREHYARQDARYPFRATDDLYALGVTLYEVLAGAPAFSPTLPRDVLIDHIEERLPPRPSEVNPRVPEALEAIALRLMRKRARERYSHGEALHAALEEALRTAGPEWEEPLLSGKGLPPKTPVPRARADAAPVPPPGERSPATAPVLPPRPTTPPAASGTSDLPHRPVTPTSAPEDSALPRRHPAAPSSEPGAPVLHPRPASWQLLGAGVLLLGLLAVLGWKSSGAPHASGQLQAQAPAASLSVVPTAFPDEESAVGERLEPTPTTREETVTNPSMPETPKPPASSPGAWKRTLPVCLAAAASLHCAGPTYATRMGERPRKDLPCSPNALSEMEVVLGKFRGPHSLPLVGTAQIDYHQDFADGDVLVDGLRTGVITSIVRNPGALPSGSILYGWVWVDGEDAEIQWFEADVPRFSNYDGGRITLCARSGEGKRRKVRHAPGSTSKKPIWVRTDEYTLVDRW
- a CDS encoding helix-turn-helix domain-containing protein; the protein is MDTELASMLGAASRAARVRMGLTQADVAERIGMASEVYGRLERGHMLPSVQNLRRLCVVLNVPPHELLGLGENLAAPPSAKDKAAGTGNAKAREDDTPEMRRLMRNLRKLSPVQLKLMNLVAAAMHQKKK
- a CDS encoding sensory rhodopsin transducer; the encoded protein is MDSIGRRRWAIAEGYIPSQSTGPAPTMTSHETACLLNTGDRDAQVELTVFFKDREPAGPYRVTVPARRTLHLRFNDLKDPEPIPRDTDYASVLMSDVPIVVQHTRLDSRQAENALMTTIAFSE
- a CDS encoding c-type cytochrome; translated protein: MSRSWGWMTVLACIVLVPGCGDDDDDDDVPDDEVSCPTGGTQLTEQNFGRAFLDTYCTRCHASTLTGAARNGAPVGFDWDRIESVREHAAEMNDEAGADADGSVNREMPLNDPRPSDAERRQLSEWLVCGAP
- a CDS encoding response regulator — encoded protein: MATAVPRRSVLVVEDDEDIRAAIAEILEGEGYEVTIAANGSEALDELQHMPRPCLILLDLMMPVMNGHEFLARLREVPRMQAVPVLVLTAVSTEAPPGARGLLRKPFIVEELLDAVQTLCGVTA
- the egtB gene encoding ergothioneine biosynthesis protein EgtB; its protein translation is MAEGRKVQGRGGGEARPWKARAWTELECARSRVLGMLAGLPEAELRRQHSPLMSPLVWDVAHVANYEEQWLLRALGAPALTDPAFDAIYDAFRHPRATRSELPMLSPESAFAYAARVREAVREHLDSLPEAGPKPLLAGGYVFGMVAQHEQQHAETLAATLQLMTAAEYRVPSPRARPRPGAVPLAEVLIPGGPVRLGSDDAWAYDNERPAFVTQVAPFLLDAHPVTNGDYLVFVESGGYEDARWWHPKGWGFVQAEGWKHPLFWLPQGNHVWLRRRFGQVEPLPKDEPVQHVSWYEADAYARWAGKRLPTEAEWEKAARGSDGPPREHPWGDAAPTEAHANLGGDTWGPAPVGSYPAGVSHDGIWGLLGDVWEWTASDFRPYAGFTAFPYREYSEVFFGEDYKVLRGGAWASAPVAVRNGFRNWDFPNRRQIFAGFRCARDVR
- the egtD gene encoding L-histidine N(alpha)-methyltransferase gives rise to the protein MRVRTAQTVGTPGSGTRETPGVRVDVYVRPGDAKRALRAEVLQGLCGMPKELSPKWLYDERGSQLFDDITRLPEYYPTRREREILLAHASDVARLSGADTLIELGSGTSEKTRLLLDAMEEAGTLSRFVPFDVSEAFLRRAAASLAREYPGISVHAVVGDFERHLGNLPGGGRRLVAFLGGTIGNFKPAQRALFLREVSAGLQPGDGLLLGTDLIKDRERLYAAYNDSAGVTAEFNRNVLKVLNRELGADFEPDAFEHFAPFDETNAWIEMRLVSKRAQTVWLSTLRRRVDFAEGEVLRTEVSCKFQQRQVEAELAEAGLTLTEWWTDTSGDFALSLALKR
- a CDS encoding CoA-binding protein, with the translated sequence MDWKQNLVEDDAGVREVLANSRRVAVLGIRSESSAHKPAYAVPHYLQGHGYDIVPVSVHGEKGPILGQPVYTAVADVPGAVDVVEVFRRAEDIDGHVADLLAKKPRAVWFQLGIRNDAAAEKLARAGIRVVQDRCMKVERMKLEQEQAGSASV